The nucleotide sequence ttcggccgtcctcccgacacatacaggagctgtgacagctgctgtctcatacagcagctgtcacagctcctacagcggggaccgatcgctgtgtccccgctgattaaccccttaaaagccgcgttctatagagatcgcggctttttaggggttaagctgccatcgccggcctgctacacgatagcggccggcgatggtgactatggcaaccggacaccaaacaatggcgtccggctatgccatagacggaagcctagtgggtcctgacaaagtcaggacccactatgcttgctgtcagtgagtagctgacagttctaatacactgcactacgcatgtagtgcagtgtattagaatagcgatcagggcctcctgccctcaagtcccctagtgagacaaagtaatgaagttaaaaaaaatgtgtaaaaataagaaaataaaagttttaagagtaaaaatccccctttttccccttatcagtcatttattattaataaaaatatataaacaaacaaataaactatacataattggtatcgccgcgtccgtaacggcctgaactacaaaattatttagttatttatcccgcacggtgaacgccgtaaaagaaaataataataaaccgtaccacaatcacaattgtttggtcacttcacttcccaaaaaatggaataaaaagagatcaaaaagtcgcatgtaccgaaaaatggtactgatcaaaactacagttcgttacgcaaaaaataagtcctcgcacggctttattgattaaaaaataaaaaagttctggcgcttagaataaggtaacacaaaaagtgaatgattttttacaaaacgtattttattgtgcaaacgccataagacataaaaaaaaactataaacatctggtatcgccgtaatcgtatcaccccgcagaataaagtgaatatgtcatttatagcgcacggtgaacgctgtaaaaaaaatagaataaaaaaaaaaatagtagaattgctgttttttagtcaccacgccacctaaaaatagaataaaaacggatcaaaaagttgcatacaccccaagaaaactacaatggattcctcaaagggtctagtttccaaattggggtcacttttggggggtttccactgttttggcaccacaagacctcttcaaaccggacatggtgcctaataaaaaaagaggcctcaaaatcctttaggtgctcctttgcttcggaggccggtgcttcagtccattaccgcactagggccacatgtgggatatttctcaaaactgcagaatctgggcaatacgtattaagttgcgtttctctgataaatccttttgtgttataaaaaaaatggtataaagaggactttctgacaaaaaaaaaatgaaaatttcacctctactttgctctaaatttctgtgaaacacctaaagggttcataaactttctaaatgctgttgtgaatactttgaggggtctagtttctaaaatggggtgtttgataggggtttctaatatatgggcccctcaaagcaacttcagaactgaactgtaacctaaaataataaataaatgaggcaatacttcgcttcttacattataccagTGGTTCTTAACCTTGTTGGAGGTACTGACCCCCACCAGTTTCATATGCGCATTCACCGAACCCTTcttaattggaaaaataaaattcaaaacataggtatatattttactggtgcacaaaatgaaccgtgcatcaaCATCAGTGTTCAAAGAACAAAACCATTAAAACATGATTTtcacacaaaaacaaaaacataataatgaatatttactggaaatcagtgtgacttctgctgttgcctttcagagaccagttcagaaaTGCTCGGCTTCACCTTGGCAAGTGCCACTCTCatgtcattttcgcaacaaagtcTGTTCCTTTTCTTCGTTTTTATGTCCAGCATCCTCGAAAAGGATTGCTCGCAAAGATATGTTGTAACAAACGGTATGAAAATCTCCAGAGCTTTCTTAGCAATAACAGGGTACGTTACCATTTGTTGACACCAAAACGTTGAGAGCGTTGTTGTTCTGAAGAGTTGCTGTTGAACCTggctctgctgaatttcaatgatTTCATCGAGGTATTTATCATTGACATCTGTTGTCTCAACACTAAACGTGAACGGCTGTCTCACCCATGCTGGATATGACTCTCTTGTAGGGAAGTATCCGTCGAGAGACTTTGCAAGGTCATCTAAGTGTGTGGCAAttgcttgcttcagttccgcgggTACAGAAATGTCTCCGATTCCAGATACATCTTCGATCTTACTTACACAGTCGTCCAGCAGGGGAAAGTTTGCGAAGTTATCGTTCTCTGTTCGTCGTTTCCATAACGATAGCTTTTTTTGAAAAGCCTTCAGGTTTTCTTCCGCTTCGATGATGTTGACTCCACCGCCCTGCATCTGTTGATTGAGATGATTGAGAGCTGCGAAGATATCAGCCATGTACGCTAAAATGAGAGTGAACTCAGAATTTTTTAAGCAATCTGCATGACGATGTTGGTGCTCTTGCAAAAACAGGGCTAATTCCACACGCACGGCAAAAACACGATTCAACACCTGTCCCCGGGATAACCACCGAACGTTAGAATGGTACAGAAGTACCTCGAATTCAGAGCCCATTTCTTTACACAGCTCACTGAAGATGCGGTGCCTCAGAGCACTATTTCGCACATAGTTCACGCATTCCACTACAATTTTTAATACTTCTGCCAGTTTTGGAGGCAAGGTTTTTGTTGCCAACGCATGCCTGTGCAGAATACAATGCGTTACAATGATGTGTGGTGCATCGGCTTTCACTAGCGCACCAAAACCAGACTTTCTTCCCAGCATGACTGGAGCTCCGTCCGAACAAACTGCAGAAACCATATCCCACGAAAGATTGTTGTCTTTGAAGAAGTCATCCACAAGTTTCTTCACATCGGCTGCCTTAGTTGTTGTCGTAAGaggtttacaaaataaaaaatcttcctttatcacGTCGTCTTTCACATAGCGCACAAATACAGCAAGCTGGCTTAGATTGGAAACGTCTGTGGTCTCGTCGAGTTGAAGGCTGAATTTTGCCGGGCTTGAAATCAGATCTGCAACTACTTGAGCCAAGATGTCTTTGCTCATGTCCTCTATTCTGTCGCTAACGGTGTCATTTGAAAGAGGAATTTGGAATAGCTTAACTTCAGCCGCTTTTCCCAGCATGATATTCGCCATCTTCAACACAGCTGGTTTTATGAGTGTTTCACCAATGGTGTGTGGTTTGCCCTGCTTTGCGATCAGGTAAGCAACTTCGTACGATGCTGTGAGGATCGGTTTGTTGATGGGTACAAAGCCGAGAACAGGCAGAGTAGCCTTTTCATCGAATCTGGCTCTCTTCACCTTGAATTCAGCGAGCGTTGTGTTCTTGTATTGTCCATCTCCATGCAGCTTAAGAAAGTGTTCTCTCAGTTTTGCCGGTGCTAGACTAGAATTGCTCAACCTAGCATTGCAAATCATGCAGTTAGGACGCTGACTCCCATCACGTTCCGTTATACATGTGAATCCATATTGTACATATTCGTCCGACCACTTTCTTTTTTTGCTCGACATAGTTAGTATGAAGGGATTAAAATATTAAGAAAGAAATCACACGACGTAccatcacgacagtcacaattcgaCTACTAGGCCAAGCGATGTTGCGTGATCACCTGCAGCCAATGATGGCTAAGCGGGGCGTGTCATCACGAATCATATGAGTCGGGTGTCTGTCTTGACCTACGCCGAACCCCTGAGACTGACTCACCGAACCCCTGGGGTTCGATCGAACCCAGGTTAAGAACCActgcattatactgataatgagccgtgcccaccccgagatgaccccagttttgaccgtttgtctaaacggagacccctattagaccgtttcagtgcccggttttcccaagcatacacccccgagaagtgtatttctattgatgagtccctggtacattttaaagggagggttaaattccgcgagtacctgccggataagagggcaaggtatgtcgtgaagatgtataagctatgtgagagtgcatcagggtatacctacaggtttaggatatatgaaggaaaggccacccccaaaccagactgcattctgGACTACAAAAGgtccatgggaggggtggacttgtcagatcaagtactgaagccctacagcgccatgcggtgtggtataagaagctggccgtgcacatcatacagatggcattgtacaatgcatacgtgctacgtcgatgtgcaggccagaggggaactttcctggaatttcaagaggtgattatcaagaacctaatctttagggaccaagaagggggggcacccagtacttctggaagcggggccacacgcatcgtaccagggcggcaacactttccaggagaagttccccaaactggcaagaagggaaaaagtcaaaagaggtgcaaaatctgctataagagggggataagggaggacacaatatatcaatgtgacacgtgtcccgaataaccagagctctgtatgaaagagtgttttaacatttatcatacatcccttggtttataatttaccccaattttacttaccctgatgcactccgcacagcttatcccccctcatctttcccctctgggccctgctttgtgcccaggcagctgataacagccgcatgtagggtattgccatacccgggagaacccacattacagtttatggggtgtaggtctccggtcaaaatgctcactacacctctagatgaaagcctcatgggtgtagtttttaaaacggggtcactttttgcgggtttcaactgtactggtacctcaggggcttctgcatacatgacttcgcactagaaaatccccagtaggccaaatagtggtcctttccttctgagcccttatcaccacaaatggggtattgcggcactcagaacaaattgcgcaacagaatgcggtattttttttcttgtgaaaataagacattttcagccaaaactactgtcacgatgcggggtgtggacccactgggccgtaccgcgtagcggggatggcagctggccaaaccggaaagtacacagttcaatggttcagcgagagtacctgaggcaatcgtaggcagtggcgaggcggacacgtccagaaccaggcggtgggaagtcgttcagtGAGGCGTAGcaaggtagcgtagactgtagaacagcacggtaggtagcacagcacggcaatagcactaggtagcacggaaacaggatacggaatacaggagcaaggtacactgggaggctggaagacactgggagaccataagcaagacgaacaacgggaaaactaacaacgctctggcaaagggcaagagggcagagccctttttatagcccagggcatcctcggccagattgcagtttttgcaaaaacgcgcgcacctgccctttaaggccatgcacgcacgggcgcgcgcaaacgccggagacactcggaatccggaagagagtgccggtgcctgactgggggacgacgctgcaggcaggtaagctgtccatggccacggccgtcggggttaacgaccgatcgacgggccgtggccatagacgttacaactacatattatttgaaaaaaataattttgttttaattcccagcccaattcaaataagttc is from Rhinoderma darwinii isolate aRhiDar2 chromosome 5, aRhiDar2.hap1, whole genome shotgun sequence and encodes:
- the LOC142652543 gene encoding protein FAM200C-like; the encoded protein is MSSKKRKWSDEYVQYGFTCITERDGSQRPNCMICNARLSNSSLAPAKLREHFLKLHGDGQYKNTTLAEFKVKRARFDEKATLPVLGFVPINKPILTASYEVAYLIAKQGKPHTIGETLIKPAVLKMANIMLGKAAEVKLFQIPLSNDTVSDRIEDMSKDILAQVVADLISSPAKFSLQLDETTDVSNLSQLAVFVRYVKDDVIKEDFLFCKPLTTTTKAADVKKLVDDFFKDNNLSWDMVSAVCSDGAPVMLGRKSGFGALVKADAPHIIVTHCILHRHALATKTLPPKLAEVLKIVVECVNYVRNSALRHRIFSELCKEMGSEFEVLLYHSNVRWLSRGQVLNRVFAVRVELALFLQEHQHRHADCLKNSEFTLILAYMADIFAALNHLNQQMQGGGVNIIEAEENLKAFQKKLSLWKRRTENDNFANFPLLDDCVSKIEDVSGIGDISVPAELKQAIATHLDDLAKSLDGYFPTRESYPAWVRQPFTFSVETTDVNDKYLDEIIEIQQSQVQQQLFRTTTLSTFWCQQMVTYPVIAKKALEIFIPFVTTYLCEQSFSRMLDIKTKKRNRLCCENDMRVALAKVKPSISELVSERHCVVRLTYCKWQGHSNI